The genomic interval TAACAACGAGAGACAATGGTGTCAAACATAGTGAGTATGTTGTCATGGTCCCTGGTAAAACCGAGGGAAGTGAAGATATAGCATACTATGATAAAGCACTTGTTTCCGAGGCACAGCTGCAGGAAGACGAATCAAATGCATTGACTGACGACAATGTGAACTTTGATCGTCCAGTTGTTGGCGATATTTACCTCGACGTTCAAAATCAGACCAAGGCAATGATTGTTGCTATGACGGATGATGAAGTCTATTTCGGACATAATGTTAAGGTACATGTGAAAGACTTGATGAATGAAAACAATTACAAACTGCTTTATCGCTTTGAAGAGGGCTTTTAATAACAGTGGTTAACGGATAAGTTTTATCATCGGACAAATAACAAAGAGCACCGGTTTATTTACCCGGCGCTCTTTTTAGCATGCTGGCGGCTTTATAGCCAATAATATTAATTGGATCTTTTGGAGAGGAGTAGGGTGGTGCGTATGCAAGTTCCAAATCCGGCAGATCGTGGACGGTCAATTTACCTTTCATTGCTGTCGTTAATACAGCCAGTCGCTTATCTGCACCATCTTTTCCAACTACTTGTGCTCCGTATATGGTTCCATCTGCTTGGTCGAATAGAATCTTTATCGAAACTTTTTCCGCCCCGGGATAATAACCCGCATGGGAACGAGCTTTGTGTGTTACTTCTTGATAGTTAATCCCCAATTTATCCAGTGCTGCTTTATTCAGGCCAGTAGCCCCGACAGTCAGATCAAACACTTTAAAAATGGCTGACCCTTGTGTTCCGTTATAGGCGGCGTCAGCCCCATGCAAATGGCTGGCGATGATGTATGCTTGACGGTGTGCCGGCCATGCCAGTGCGATATGCCGTGGTGTCCGGACAAGGCGATCATTGGTCTCGACGGCATCACCTAAAGCGTATATGTCAGGGTCGTTCGTCTGCATAAAGTGATTCACTTTAATGGCGCCTGTTTCCCCGATTTCCAGTGAACTGCTGGTGGCAAGCGCTGTATTAGGCTTAATCCCCGCTGCCATTAAGGTCATATCAGCCCTTACTGTTTTCCCACTTGACAGGTGCAGGACAGATCCGTTTTCTGAAAAGAAATTAAGCTCTTCATTAAGCATAATCTGAACCCCTTGTTCTTGCATATGCTGCTCAATCGTATCCGCCATGTCACTGTCAACGATTTTAGAGACTTGTTTGGACCGATCAATAACAGTGCAATCAATGCCAATCTGTTTAAGGTTTTCCACCATCTCCATCCCAATAAATCCGGCACCGATAATGGCACAGGATTGTGGTTTATGACGCTCTATATAATCTTGTATCCGGTCCATGTCCGGAATGGTATGCAATGTGAATGTCCGGTCTTTGTTCATTCCTTCAAATGGGGGCATAACCGCCGAAGCTCCTGGGGAAAGAATGAGTTTATCGTACGGTTCATGACGTGTTTCGGATTTATGTTCACAGATAACCTGCTTATTTTGACGGTCAATCGATGTGACCGTTGTATTGGTTTGAACACGCACATTGTATTTTTGGGAAAACTTTTCCGTATCAACAAGCAAATGCTTCCGCTTGTTGACGGTACCTCCAATGTAATAAGGCATTCCGCAGTTAGAAAACGCGATATGCTCGCCTTTATCGATGAGTAGGATATCGGCGTTCTTATCCTGGCGCCTCAACTGTGCCGCAACGGTAGCGCCACCACCGACTCCACCGACAATAACAATTTTTCTATTCATGAAAATCTACCTCCTTCACTTATTATTATTTCCCTCTTCACTACTTTTCTACCCAATCAGAAAGTATAAAAAACGGGAGAAGCCGCGCGTCCTGCCCGGGTTGAAAGTCGCGCAAACTGTCCCAATCTTAATCGGTTAAATGAATCCCAATGAATACAAAAATACAATAAGAATGGTGACAGGGGTGAGCCAGCGCATGATTTGAAACCAGATCTGGAAGTTGCTGGCACTCAGATTGCTTCCGCTTAGGAATTCTTTTTTCATCAGGTTGCGGTTCATTCGCAGTCCGATAAACAGGGCTATCAAAAAACATCCCCCCGGCAGCATAATGTTACTGACTAAAAAATCGCTGGCATCAAAAACGGTGAGCCCAAAAATGGTAAAGTCAGATAACACATTGGCGGACAAGGCAGCAGGGATACCGGCAATAAAGACAATAAGCCCCGTCAGCCAAGCGACTTTGGTCCGGGAACGATTTGTTCCGGCGGTCATGGCTGCCGTAATGATTTCCAGCATACTGAAAACCGATGTGAAAATCGCGAACAAAAATAAAAGCAGGAATAAACTGAGAAATACTTCACCCATCGGCATTTGCGCAAATGCTGCCGGGAGTACCATGAATAGTAGTCCGGGTCCTTTAGCCGGTTCGAATCCAAATGAAAAGACGACAGGGAAAATGGCTAGGCCGGCGAGCAGCGACACAAATATGTTCATAATAGATACAGATGCTGCAGAAAATGGCAGGCTCACATTCTTTTCCAAATAGGAGCTATACGTCACCATAACGGAGAAACCGACTGCCAGCGCAAAGAATGATTGTCCAAGCGCATATAAAACTCCCTCGGCGGTTATTTGCGAGAAATCAGGTTGCAGGAAAAATGCTAGTCCTTCAGCTGCACCTTCAAATGTAACGGACCGAATGACAAGAATAATAAAAAAGATGAATAATAATGGCATCATGACTTTGCTTGCCCTTTCAATACCATCTTTGATGCCGAACGATATGATGACAACACTGATGGCTAAAAACACCCCAAGTCCGGACAATGCTATCAGTGGACTACCCGTGATTATTCCGAATAATTTCTCATAGTCTGTATCCGGGTGAATAATGGATCCTGTGACGGACATAACGGTATAAATAAGCACCCAACCGCCGACAACACTATAAAATGACAAAAGAATGAAGGCACCAATGGCTCCCCAGCGACCAATAATCGACCAGTTACTTCCAGGAGCTAGTTTTTTATACGCACTGATTGCCTCCTGTTGCGCACCTCTTCCAATGACGAATTCCGCAATTAAAAGAGGAAGCCCGATAATTAATGTGAAGGCGATAAATAGTAGGAAAAAGGCACCCCCGCCATTCATTCCGGTCATGTAAGGGAATTTCCAGATTGCTCCAAGGCCGATGGCTGCACCGGCTGATGATAAAATGAATCCAATTTTCGTTGACCATTGCTCACGCATAATAATTAAACCCTTTCTATAAAGTAAAACTCAATTAACAGGGGGTTCAATGCACAAGTGTGCCGAACTTAAGCTGCTTCTACAACATCCGCCGCTGATTGTTAGCTGAACAGAATCGGATATTTATTTGGCAGTTTATTACCAGCTCTCCCTCTTCATTTCCCTGTGGGCCGGTTACACGTAAAATTAAAACATATGCCATATTATAAACTATTTCGGCTACTTTCTACAATTTTATAAGCGAATCCAATAAAACCCACTCGTTATTTGTTGTAGTTTGTAAATTATAAATAATTGAAATTTTTACATCATTGATTTATACTCGTTTTAGAAAGATGAAATGGCATTTCAAATAATGAAATAGGGGGATGCTGTGTGCCTTTTGTTTCCGATAAGGTGAAAAATTTGCCGCCATATTTATTCGCTTCGTTTCAGCGGAAAAAGAAAGAGCTAGAGGCCAACGGGATGGATGTCATCGATTTAGGAATTGGTGCACCTGATTTGCCGGCGCCTTCTTTTGTCGTTGATCGGCTGGCCGAAGAAGCGAAACATACCACCAACCATCGTTATTCCACCTATAGTGGATGTGCGGAATTTCGGGAAGCGGTCGCGGAATTTTATAAAAGTGCGTATGATGTTGATTTGGATCCGGATACCGAAGTACTTGCGCTCATTGGGTCTAAGGAAGGTATCGCGAATCTGATGCATGCGGTTATCAATCCAGGTGATACGGTTCTCGTTCCAGATCCGGGGTATCCGGCCTATCGGACTGCCGTGCAATTGGCTGGCGGGGTAAATGCTACACTGCCGCTTGATGATACAAATGGGTATGTCCCGATGTATGAACAGGTTGATAAGGGCGTGATAAATCGGGCGAAAATGATGCTTTTAAATTATCCGGGGAACCCGACGGCTGCTACCGCAGAATTTGACACATTTTTGGAAGCGATTACAAGAGCTGCGGAACATGATATGCTGCTTGTTCATGATGCGGCTTATGACATGATTACGTTCAACGGTTATAAGG from Lentibacillus cibarius carries:
- a CDS encoding CoA-disulfide reductase; this translates as MNRKIVIVGGVGGGATVAAQLRRQDKNADILLIDKGEHIAFSNCGMPYYIGGTVNKRKHLLVDTEKFSQKYNVRVQTNTTVTSIDRQNKQVICEHKSETRHEPYDKLILSPGASAVMPPFEGMNKDRTFTLHTIPDMDRIQDYIERHKPQSCAIIGAGFIGMEMVENLKQIGIDCTVIDRSKQVSKIVDSDMADTIEQHMQEQGVQIMLNEELNFFSENGSVLHLSSGKTVRADMTLMAAGIKPNTALATSSSLEIGETGAIKVNHFMQTNDPDIYALGDAVETNDRLVRTPRHIALAWPAHRQAYIIASHLHGADAAYNGTQGSAIFKVFDLTVGATGLNKAALDKLGINYQEVTHKARSHAGYYPGAEKVSIKILFDQADGTIYGAQVVGKDGADKRLAVLTTAMKGKLTVHDLPDLELAYAPPYSSPKDPINIIGYKAASMLKRAPGK
- a CDS encoding sodium-dependent transporter is translated as MREQWSTKIGFILSSAGAAIGLGAIWKFPYMTGMNGGGAFFLLFIAFTLIIGLPLLIAEFVIGRGAQQEAISAYKKLAPGSNWSIIGRWGAIGAFILLSFYSVVGGWVLIYTVMSVTGSIIHPDTDYEKLFGIITGSPLIALSGLGVFLAISVVIISFGIKDGIERASKVMMPLLFIFFIILVIRSVTFEGAAEGLAFFLQPDFSQITAEGVLYALGQSFFALAVGFSVMVTYSSYLEKNVSLPFSAASVSIMNIFVSLLAGLAIFPVVFSFGFEPAKGPGLLFMVLPAAFAQMPMGEVFLSLFLLLFLFAIFTSVFSMLEIITAAMTAGTNRSRTKVAWLTGLIVFIAGIPAALSANVLSDFTIFGLTVFDASDFLVSNIMLPGGCFLIALFIGLRMNRNLMKKEFLSGSNLSASNFQIWFQIMRWLTPVTILIVFLYSLGFI
- a CDS encoding LL-diaminopimelate aminotransferase translates to MPFVSDKVKNLPPYLFASFQRKKKELEANGMDVIDLGIGAPDLPAPSFVVDRLAEEAKHTTNHRYSTYSGCAEFREAVAEFYKSAYDVDLDPDTEVLALIGSKEGIANLMHAVINPGDTVLVPDPGYPAYRTAVQLAGGVNATLPLDDTNGYVPMYEQVDKGVINRAKMMLLNYPGNPTAATAEFDTFLEAITRAAEHDMLLVHDAAYDMITFNGYKAPSVLQVPNAKERAIELGSLSKSFNMTGWRIGYAVGNAEVIEALATLKSNIDTSQFLPIQKAAAAALRSDFSAVEEHSRVYQARMEKLYSGFHDLGIYADKPNGTIFLWAQVPDGYSSMEFANKLLYEAGVIVTPGHAFGSRGEGYFRVALTVDEKRLDEAITRMKKLDIKEGTRP